The Erythrobacter aurantius genome includes a window with the following:
- a CDS encoding undecaprenyl-diphosphate phosphatase, whose product MTFLQMLIIAIVQGITEFLPISSSGHLILVPVFTGAADQGPMIDIAVHVGSLLAIITYFFKDVLGLARGGFATVGIGANSPGASEWRKLFLWIVLGTIPAVLFGLAIKLGFLNGVVSSVFGIEIKDGDLLESIRFTDLVATNLIVYGILLGLADHFGKEEKTFEQMTWRDGLIVGLAQALALVPGTSRSGVTMTAARFLGYGRFEAARFSFLLSIPAVAGAGVLIVPDLLEADGALLMEAIITGAMTFVAAFLTMAFLMNFLKRASMLVFVVYRIAMGCALFYFF is encoded by the coding sequence ATGACTTTTCTGCAGATGCTCATCATCGCGATCGTTCAGGGAATCACCGAATTCCTGCCGATCTCGTCTTCCGGCCATTTGATCCTGGTGCCGGTTTTTACTGGCGCAGCCGATCAGGGGCCGATGATCGACATTGCCGTGCATGTCGGATCGTTGCTGGCGATCATCACCTATTTCTTCAAGGACGTGCTGGGCCTCGCGCGCGGCGGCTTTGCGACAGTCGGAATCGGTGCGAACAGTCCCGGTGCGAGCGAATGGCGCAAGTTGTTCCTGTGGATCGTGCTGGGCACGATTCCCGCCGTCCTGTTCGGGCTGGCGATCAAGCTGGGTTTCCTCAACGGCGTCGTTTCGAGCGTGTTCGGAATCGAGATCAAGGATGGCGACCTGCTCGAGTCGATCCGGTTCACCGATCTCGTTGCAACCAACCTCATCGTCTACGGCATCCTGCTCGGCCTCGCTGACCACTTCGGCAAGGAGGAAAAGACCTTCGAGCAGATGACGTGGCGCGACGGGTTGATCGTCGGTCTGGCGCAGGCGCTGGCGCTGGTTCCGGGCACAAGCCGTTCGGGTGTCACCATGACCGCGGCCCGGTTTTTGGGCTATGGCCGATTCGAAGCGGCGCGGTTCTCCTTCCTTCTCTCAATCCCGGCGGTCGCGGGTGCGGGAGTCTTGATCGTCCCTGACCTGCTGGAGGCCGATGGCGCCCTGCTGATGGAAGCAATCATCACCGGCGCCATGACCTTCGTCGCCGCGTTCCTGACGATGGCGTTCCTGATGAACTTCCTGAAGCGGGCGTCGATGCTGGTCTTTGTGGTCTATCGCATCGCAATGGGTTGCGCGCTGTTCTATTTCTTCTGA
- a CDS encoding GlsB/YeaQ/YmgE family stress response membrane protein → MALLLLIVIGLSAGWLASVVARTEESGAILRQMGIGLVASLIAGLLINSGTILGSLSLLALGAAIAAPAAALVIYHAVLNRKAEA, encoded by the coding sequence ATGGCGCTGCTTCTTCTGATTGTTATTGGCCTTAGCGCAGGTTGGCTGGCTTCAGTCGTCGCGCGCACCGAGGAATCGGGCGCGATCCTGCGTCAGATGGGAATAGGCCTTGTGGCCAGCCTGATCGCGGGGCTGCTGATCAACTCCGGCACGATCCTCGGGAGCCTGTCCTTGCTGGCTTTGGGCGCGGCGATTGCCGCACCGGCCGCCGCACTGGTGATCTATCACGCGGTTCTCAATCGCAAGGCAGAAGCGTAG
- the phhA gene encoding phenylalanine 4-monooxygenase yields MATLADHTTDFSRLPDLPADVFTAPLAKPPHLGDDWLEPAQTDYSSEDHAIWDDLFARQMEVLPGRAASAFMAGLEKLDLSRGGIPEFGQLSEELGRLTGWSVVPVPMLIPDHVFFWHLANRRFPAGNFIRTRETFDYIQEPDVFHDVFGHVPMLTDPVYADYMQEYGRAGWKAMRYNRLKALGSLYWYTVEFGLIEEEAGIRAYGAGILSGPTEARFAVEAQSPNRIMLNVDRVMRTDYVISDLQPTYFVIESFEDLYRQTVTRDFDKLYRSLAPGFTYANSAVIDVDYVVHRGTQEYHLRGGRGSGAKPV; encoded by the coding sequence ATGGCTACTCTTGCAGACCACACCACCGATTTTTCCCGACTGCCGGACTTGCCCGCAGACGTTTTCACCGCACCTCTGGCAAAGCCACCGCATCTGGGCGATGACTGGCTTGAACCTGCCCAAACCGATTATTCTTCCGAAGATCACGCCATTTGGGACGATCTGTTCGCCCGCCAGATGGAGGTGCTACCCGGACGCGCGGCGAGCGCTTTCATGGCGGGTCTGGAAAAGCTGGATTTGTCGCGTGGAGGCATCCCCGAATTCGGGCAGCTGTCCGAAGAACTCGGCAGGCTGACCGGGTGGAGCGTGGTGCCGGTGCCGATGCTGATACCCGATCATGTGTTCTTCTGGCACCTCGCCAACCGGCGTTTCCCGGCGGGCAATTTCATCCGTACGCGGGAAACCTTCGATTACATCCAGGAACCCGACGTGTTTCACGACGTGTTCGGCCACGTCCCCATGCTGACCGATCCCGTCTATGCCGATTACATGCAGGAATATGGCCGCGCCGGGTGGAAGGCGATGCGGTACAACCGGCTGAAGGCGCTGGGCTCGCTCTATTGGTATACGGTCGAATTCGGCCTGATCGAAGAGGAAGCCGGCATCCGCGCCTATGGCGCAGGTATCCTTTCAGGCCCGACCGAAGCCCGATTTGCCGTCGAAGCGCAAAGCCCCAATCGCATCATGCTGAATGTCGACCGGGTGATGCGCACCGATTACGTGATCAGCGACCTGCAACCGACCTATTTCGTGATCGAGAGTTTCGAAGATCTCTATCGCCAGACAGTCACACGCGATTTCGACAAGCTCTATCGCAGCCTCGCGCCCGGGTTCACCTATGCCAACAGCGCGGTGATCGATGTCGATTATGTGGTGCACCGCGGCACTCAGGAATATCACCTGCGCGGCGGAAGGGGCAGCGGCGCAAAGCCGGTCTGA
- the ppk2 gene encoding polyphosphate kinase 2, translated as MAKGEKLKGKEYRELLEPMTEELVGMARWARTTGARIVVLFEGRDTAGKGGAISAVRDKLNPRQCRTVALSKPSEEELTQWYFQRYIAHLPHAGEIVLFDRSWYNRAGVEKVMGYATEAQVEAFLKQVPVFEKLLTDDGILVFKYWLTTDQDNQEERLKERLEDPLKRWKLSPIDLAAREKYDAYTKARESMLKATHTSHAPWTLVDFNDQKRGRLTLVRHLLDHLPDTHVAPPEIDFPDLGHEPSAESYGVLQPIPDYRPEH; from the coding sequence ATGGCCAAAGGGGAAAAGCTGAAGGGCAAGGAATACCGCGAACTGCTGGAGCCTATGACCGAGGAGCTGGTCGGGATGGCACGTTGGGCCCGGACTACGGGTGCGCGGATTGTCGTGCTGTTCGAGGGACGCGATACGGCAGGCAAGGGCGGTGCGATCAGCGCGGTGCGCGACAAGCTCAACCCGCGGCAGTGCCGCACTGTCGCACTGTCCAAACCCAGTGAGGAGGAGCTCACCCAGTGGTATTTCCAGCGCTACATCGCGCACCTTCCCCATGCCGGTGAAATCGTCCTGTTCGACCGCAGCTGGTACAATCGCGCGGGCGTCGAAAAGGTTATGGGTTATGCGACCGAGGCGCAGGTTGAGGCGTTCCTGAAGCAGGTTCCGGTGTTTGAAAAGCTGCTTACCGACGACGGGATCCTGGTGTTCAAATACTGGCTGACAACCGATCAGGACAATCAGGAGGAGCGGCTAAAAGAGCGGTTGGAAGACCCGCTCAAGCGCTGGAAACTTTCGCCGATCGATCTTGCGGCGCGTGAGAAATATGACGCCTACACAAAAGCGCGGGAGTCGATGCTCAAGGCGACGCATACCAGCCATGCCCCATGGACACTGGTCGATTTCAACGATCAGAAGAGGGGACGACTGACGCTGGTCCGCCATCTGCTTGACCACTTGCCTGATACGCATGTGGCCCCGCCCGAAATCGACTTTCCGGATCTGGGCCATGAGCCGAGCGCGGAAAGCTATGGCGTGCTGCAACCGATACCGGACTATCGCCCGGAGCATTGA
- a CDS encoding SPFH domain-containing protein, producing MVERIESMAASKERAGSAHNGYVMLAMLPVFVAVPALFFLAGLGPALGPIVGLPLLILSAVGFVLVSVGFFMIQPNQAVVLTLFGEYRGTVRKDGLHWVWPWFGKQKVSVRAHNIHSERVKINDLRGNPIEIACNVVWRVADTAQAVFDVDDYKEFVNIQIEAGLRTVGSRHPYDDMSDEDETTLRGSGEVVNRELIVELNERLQVAGITVDEAGLTHLAYAPEIAGAMLRRQQADAVIAARKKVVIGAVSMVEDALEKLSSDGVVELDDERKAAMVSNLMVVLCGDREAQPVVNAGTLYQ from the coding sequence ATGGTTGAACGTATCGAATCGATGGCCGCTAGCAAGGAACGCGCAGGCAGCGCGCACAACGGGTATGTCATGCTCGCGATGCTGCCGGTATTTGTGGCCGTGCCGGCGCTGTTTTTTCTCGCCGGGCTAGGCCCGGCACTGGGCCCGATTGTCGGACTGCCCTTGCTGATCTTGAGCGCTGTGGGATTTGTGCTGGTCTCGGTTGGCTTCTTCATGATCCAGCCCAATCAGGCAGTCGTGCTTACCCTGTTCGGCGAATACCGCGGAACGGTTCGCAAGGATGGGCTGCACTGGGTATGGCCGTGGTTTGGCAAGCAGAAGGTGAGCGTGCGCGCGCACAACATCCATTCCGAAAGGGTCAAGATCAACGATCTGCGCGGCAACCCGATCGAGATCGCCTGCAATGTCGTGTGGCGTGTCGCCGACACCGCTCAGGCGGTGTTCGATGTCGATGACTACAAGGAATTCGTGAACATCCAGATCGAAGCCGGATTGCGAACGGTCGGCTCGCGCCATCCCTATGATGACATGTCCGACGAAGACGAAACCACGCTGCGCGGCAGCGGCGAAGTGGTCAACCGTGAACTGATCGTGGAGCTTAACGAACGGCTTCAGGTTGCAGGCATCACCGTTGACGAAGCAGGCCTTACCCACCTTGCCTATGCCCCCGAAATCGCCGGTGCGATGCTGCGCCGCCAGCAGGCCGACGCGGTGATCGCCGCGCGCAAGAAGGTGGTGATCGGCGCGGTCAGCATGGTCGAGGATGCGCTCGAGAAGCTCTCGAGCGATGGCGTGGTCGAGCTCGACGATGAACGCAAGGCGGCCATGGTGTCGAACCTGATGGTGGTGCTGTGCGGCGATCGCGAGGCGCAGCCCGTCGTCAACGCCGGCACGCTTTACCAGTAA
- a CDS encoding toxin-antitoxin system HicB family antitoxin — MAAPAQKKAFALRLDPAVHAAIERLAGAELRSANAQIEMLLREALSARGIEVEKSKAPRRGRPPKAQD; from the coding sequence ATGGCTGCACCCGCTCAGAAAAAGGCCTTCGCCCTGCGGCTCGATCCGGCAGTACATGCCGCGATCGAGCGGTTGGCGGGGGCTGAACTTCGCTCTGCCAACGCGCAGATCGAGATGCTGCTGCGTGAGGCTTTGTCGGCGCGTGGAATCGAGGTGGAGAAATCGAAGGCTCCAAGGCGGGGCAGGCCGCCCAAAGCGCAGGATTAG
- a CDS encoding FAS1-like dehydratase domain-containing protein yields MGEWDAWIGREQRAKDRLDEGLASRWLATFDLDQDQAILPQGIHFALCTPDAPTTALGEDGHPARDDSADSFLPPFPMPRRMWASSAIRFIAPIARGAVIERISRVASISEKEGGSGKLAFVDVEHETHANGTLSVRETQTLVYREAAALDAPLSPPDMSDGQFDPSGWNAHRAITPDPRLLFRYSALTFNTHRIHYDAPYARDVERYRGLVVHGPLTASLLLQLAARELGENRLRHFEFRGVSPAIAGEPLHLVMRKSDNGFDMAAFADDGRQITKARASL; encoded by the coding sequence ATGGGCGAGTGGGACGCGTGGATCGGGCGCGAACAGCGCGCGAAGGATCGGCTGGACGAGGGGCTTGCAAGCCGCTGGCTCGCGACTTTCGATCTGGATCAGGATCAGGCGATCCTGCCGCAGGGCATCCACTTTGCCCTGTGCACGCCCGATGCGCCCACCACGGCGCTGGGTGAAGACGGTCATCCCGCCCGCGACGACAGCGCCGACAGCTTCCTGCCCCCGTTCCCAATGCCGCGCCGGATGTGGGCGTCGAGCGCAATCCGCTTCATCGCTCCCATCGCTCGCGGAGCCGTGATCGAGCGGATCAGCCGCGTCGCCTCGATCAGCGAGAAGGAAGGCGGTTCGGGCAAGCTCGCTTTTGTCGATGTGGAGCATGAAACCCACGCCAACGGCACGCTGTCGGTGCGCGAGACGCAAACGCTGGTCTATCGCGAGGCCGCCGCGCTCGACGCGCCGCTCAGCCCCCCGGATATGAGCGACGGCCAGTTTGACCCGTCCGGATGGAATGCACACCGGGCCATCACGCCCGATCCGCGTCTGCTGTTCCGTTATTCCGCGCTCACCTTCAACACGCACCGCATCCATTACGACGCGCCTTACGCCCGCGATGTCGAGCGGTATCGCGGACTGGTGGTGCACGGTCCGCTGACAGCCAGCCTGCTGTTGCAACTGGCCGCGCGGGAGCTGGGCGAGAACCGTCTGCGGCACTTCGAGTTTCGCGGGGTGTCTCCGGCCATAGCCGGAGAGCCGCTCCATCTGGTGATGCGCAAATCGGATAATGGCTTCGACATGGCGGCTTTTGCCGATGACGGGCGCCAGATTACCAAGGCAAGGGCCAGCCTCTAA
- a CDS encoding acetyl-CoA C-acetyltransferase, which yields MTRRAAIVSPLRTPVGKFLGGLSSMNAGQLGAVILKALIERSGIDPERVDDVVFSQGYGNGEAPAIGHWSWLAAGLPIEVPGFQLDRRCGSGVQAVATAAMMIETGMADVVVAGGVESMSNVEHYTTDLRGGVRMGDMTLHDRLARGRLMSQPIERFGVITGMIETAENLAKDYGITREEADAFAVRSHQNAAAAWEQRKFDGHLVPVEVPQRRGDPVLFDHDEGYRADASMETLGALRAIDVKRDPAAIVTAGNASQQNDAAAACLVVAEDKLEELGLSPSLWFGGWAAAGCDPSRMGIGPVPAVERLFARRGYSWDDIGLVELNEAFAPQVLAVLKGWGWSADDSRRDILNVNGSGISLGHPIGATGGRILADMAAEMHRREVRYGLETMCIGGGQGIAAVFERAA from the coding sequence ATGACCAGAAGAGCAGCAATCGTATCGCCCCTGCGGACCCCCGTCGGCAAATTCCTCGGCGGCTTGTCGAGCATGAATGCCGGCCAATTGGGTGCGGTGATCCTGAAAGCGCTGATCGAGCGCAGCGGGATCGATCCCGAGCGGGTCGACGATGTCGTGTTCAGCCAGGGCTACGGCAATGGCGAAGCGCCTGCGATCGGGCACTGGAGTTGGCTTGCCGCGGGCCTGCCAATCGAGGTCCCCGGCTTCCAGCTTGATCGGCGGTGCGGATCGGGCGTGCAGGCGGTGGCGACGGCGGCGATGATGATCGAGACCGGCATGGCGGATGTGGTTGTCGCGGGCGGTGTCGAAAGCATGTCGAATGTCGAACATTATACCACCGACTTGCGCGGCGGTGTGCGGATGGGCGACATGACGCTGCATGACCGCCTAGCGCGCGGCCGGTTGATGAGCCAGCCGATTGAACGCTTCGGCGTGATCACCGGCATGATCGAGACGGCGGAGAACCTCGCCAAGGATTACGGCATCACCCGCGAGGAGGCGGACGCCTTCGCGGTCCGCTCGCACCAGAACGCTGCTGCCGCATGGGAGCAACGCAAGTTCGATGGCCATCTGGTTCCGGTCGAGGTGCCGCAACGGCGCGGCGATCCGGTGCTGTTCGACCATGACGAAGGCTACCGCGCCGATGCCTCGATGGAGACGCTTGGGGCTTTGCGCGCAATCGACGTCAAGCGCGATCCTGCTGCCATCGTGACCGCGGGCAACGCCAGCCAGCAAAACGATGCCGCGGCGGCATGCCTTGTGGTGGCGGAGGACAAGCTCGAGGAATTGGGTCTGAGCCCGTCGCTATGGTTCGGCGGATGGGCTGCGGCGGGCTGCGACCCGTCGCGCATGGGTATCGGCCCGGTTCCGGCGGTCGAACGCCTGTTCGCGCGGCGCGGATACAGCTGGGACGATATCGGCCTCGTCGAACTCAATGAAGCCTTCGCGCCGCAGGTGCTGGCCGTGCTCAAGGGTTGGGGCTGGAGCGCGGATGACAGCCGCCGCGATATCCTGAACGTCAACGGTTCGGGCATATCGCTGGGCCATCCCATCGGCGCGACCGGAGGTCGCATCCTTGCGGACATGGCTGCCGAAATGCACCGGCGCGAGGTGCGCTATGGGCTTGAAACCATGTGCATCGGCGGTGGCCAGGGCATCGCGGCGGTGTTCGAGCGCGCAGCCTGA
- a CDS encoding CoA transferase, with protein MYKLLADLSIIEVSSFVASPTAGLYCAQMGAEVIRVDHKAGGLDYDRYMLTKEGRSLSWENLNRAKKSVALDLRSAEGRELCVELAARTGQLITNLPERSFLAHDAVKAAQPQGAPDLTSVRIMGWHDGRQAMDFTVNAASGYPLMTGPEDWDMETAPPVNQVLPAWDFITGAYCAFALLAALRHRDATGQGSEVRVPLGDVAIGTVANSGLMAEMLYRGSDRERLGNAIWGAFGRDFRSKDGVRFMVAALTPKQWEGLVAAFGVATPIGQLEATTGANFSAGDRSRFEHRHALFDIFQNVASAHEYSSLEARMAAEGCTFEKYRTAHEAANDPVLVASNPLFGPSPANPSGFEYPATRSFANLPGQEPGNPAPAPYLGQHSEEVLTERLGLSSGAIGKLVDAGTVALSDKDNK; from the coding sequence ATGTATAAGCTTCTAGCCGACCTTTCGATAATCGAGGTCTCCAGCTTTGTCGCTTCGCCCACGGCGGGCCTCTATTGCGCGCAAATGGGTGCAGAGGTGATCCGTGTCGATCACAAGGCAGGCGGTCTCGATTACGATCGCTACATGCTGACCAAAGAGGGCCGCTCGCTTTCGTGGGAGAACCTCAACCGCGCCAAGAAATCGGTGGCGCTGGATCTTCGCTCCGCTGAGGGCCGCGAATTGTGCGTCGAACTTGCGGCGCGCACCGGGCAGTTGATCACCAATCTGCCGGAAAGGAGCTTCCTCGCGCATGACGCGGTAAAAGCGGCCCAGCCGCAGGGCGCACCTGACCTCACATCGGTGCGGATCATGGGCTGGCACGATGGGCGGCAGGCGATGGACTTCACCGTCAACGCCGCGTCGGGATACCCCCTGATGACGGGCCCCGAAGACTGGGACATGGAAACCGCGCCTCCGGTCAATCAGGTGCTGCCCGCTTGGGATTTCATCACCGGAGCTTACTGCGCGTTCGCCCTGCTCGCCGCGCTGCGTCACCGCGATGCGACGGGCCAGGGCAGCGAAGTGCGCGTCCCGCTGGGTGATGTGGCGATCGGCACGGTCGCCAATTCAGGATTGATGGCGGAAATGCTCTATCGCGGCTCCGACCGGGAGCGGCTCGGCAATGCGATCTGGGGCGCGTTCGGGCGCGATTTCCGCTCAAAGGACGGGGTGCGCTTCATGGTTGCGGCGCTAACGCCCAAGCAGTGGGAGGGGCTGGTGGCAGCGTTTGGCGTGGCCACGCCTATCGGCCAACTGGAAGCCACAACCGGGGCCAATTTCTCGGCGGGTGACCGCTCGCGCTTCGAACACCGTCACGCGCTGTTCGACATTTTCCAGAACGTAGCCTCTGCGCACGAATATTCATCGCTCGAAGCCCGCATGGCGGCCGAGGGGTGCACTTTCGAGAAGTATCGCACCGCGCATGAAGCCGCGAACGATCCGGTGCTGGTGGCGTCCAATCCGCTGTTCGGGCCATCCCCTGCCAACCCTTCGGGCTTCGAATATCCGGCGACCCGCAGCTTTGCCAATCTGCCGGGACAGGAACCGGGCAACCCCGCCCCCGCGCCCTATCTGGGCCAGCATTCGGAAGAGGTTCTGACAGAGCGGCTCGGCCTGTCGAGCGGCGCGATTGGCAAATTGGTGGATGCCGGAACGGTGGCCCTGTCTGATAAGGACAACAAATGA
- a CDS encoding acyl-CoA dehydrogenase family protein: protein MNTQPQYPLGHNPGMDEETFEQFAEQLTRYVRERLIPAEAEVIANDAIPAEIIDEMREMGLFGLSVPEEYGGAGLNMTQYARVVNIMAYAAPAYRSIFSINVGMFASALKNGATEAQKAEWYPKIAEGKIACFGLTEPGSGSDSAAMATTATPDPDGNGWILNGTKRYITNAPHAEVALIMARTEKEALPKNAHVSAFLVPMNTPGVSTGSPDKKMGQSGSHISDIMLDDVKVPGEALLGGETGRGFRFAMQSLDNGRISVGAAATGYARRALDSALRYANERKAFGEPIANFQLIQQMLADSEIEIYAAEAMMKDVTARADRGENILVKAAAFKVFASEMCGRVVDRVVQVYGGAGYLAEYDAERFYRDARIYRIYEGTTQILQLQIAKHMLREWSGNV, encoded by the coding sequence ATGAACACCCAGCCCCAGTATCCCCTTGGCCACAATCCGGGAATGGATGAGGAAACCTTCGAACAATTCGCCGAGCAATTGACTCGCTACGTGCGCGAAAGGCTGATCCCGGCGGAAGCCGAAGTGATCGCAAACGATGCGATCCCGGCTGAGATCATCGATGAAATGCGCGAAATGGGGTTGTTCGGCCTGTCCGTACCCGAAGAATACGGCGGCGCCGGGCTGAACATGACGCAATATGCGCGCGTCGTGAACATCATGGCCTATGCCGCGCCCGCATACCGCTCGATCTTCTCGATCAACGTCGGCATGTTCGCCAGCGCGCTGAAGAACGGCGCGACCGAAGCGCAGAAGGCCGAATGGTATCCCAAGATCGCCGAAGGCAAGATTGCCTGTTTTGGCCTGACAGAGCCGGGTTCGGGCAGTGACAGCGCCGCCATGGCAACCACCGCCACCCCTGATCCGGACGGCAATGGCTGGATCCTCAACGGCACCAAGCGCTATATCACCAACGCCCCGCACGCCGAAGTCGCCTTGATCATGGCGCGGACGGAGAAAGAGGCCCTGCCCAAGAACGCGCATGTCAGCGCGTTTCTGGTGCCGATGAATACTCCGGGCGTTTCCACCGGTTCCCCAGACAAGAAGATGGGGCAATCCGGCAGCCACATCTCCGACATCATGCTCGACGATGTGAAGGTGCCGGGCGAGGCGCTGCTCGGCGGTGAAACCGGCCGTGGTTTCCGCTTTGCCATGCAGAGCCTCGACAATGGCCGCATCAGCGTGGGTGCGGCGGCCACCGGCTATGCCCGCCGCGCGCTCGATTCAGCCTTGCGCTATGCCAATGAACGCAAGGCATTTGGCGAACCGATCGCAAATTTCCAGCTGATCCAGCAGATGCTCGCGGACAGCGAGATCGAGATCTACGCCGCCGAAGCGATGATGAAGGATGTGACCGCACGCGCCGATCGCGGGGAGAACATCCTCGTCAAGGCTGCTGCGTTCAAGGTCTTCGCCTCGGAGATGTGCGGCCGCGTGGTGGACCGAGTGGTGCAGGTCTATGGCGGCGCCGGATACCTTGCCGAATACGACGCCGAACGCTTTTATCGCGATGCGCGCATCTATCGCATCTACGAAGGCACGACGCAGATCCTGCAACTCCAGATCGCCAAGCACATGCTGCGCGAATGGAGCGGGAATGTATAA
- a CDS encoding right-handed parallel beta-helix repeat-containing protein produces the protein MVQLASQTRRPFASTLANALDWMFLALVLGLALSALLPAKSAAQSDGAPFTVIETGRTYGGLQAAVDAIGDRRGTIEIAPGTYRQCAVQTQGVVLFVAREYGTVAFDRTACEGKAALVLRGLGAEIRGITFSNISVPDGNGAGIRLEKGVLNVAYARFLDSQQGILSANDTGGRIYITRSTFSGLGTCENSAGCAHSLYIGNYGELTVVDSRFERGRGGHYVKARAARVTIENNSFDDAQGSGTNYMIDLPAGSRGSIANNWFVQGRDKENYSAFIALGAETVLHPSDGLSVRNNEARFVPGLQRRSVFFADWTGSRVELAGNRLASGLTNYERR, from the coding sequence ATGGTACAGCTCGCATCGCAAACCCGTCGCCCCTTTGCGTCCACTCTAGCCAATGCGCTCGACTGGATGTTTCTTGCGTTGGTCCTCGGCCTTGCCCTTTCGGCACTGCTGCCGGCGAAGTCTGCCGCGCAATCGGACGGCGCGCCCTTTACGGTGATCGAGACCGGCCGCACCTATGGCGGCCTGCAAGCCGCCGTCGACGCGATCGGTGACCGGCGCGGCACGATCGAGATCGCGCCCGGCACATATCGCCAGTGCGCGGTCCAGACCCAGGGCGTGGTCCTGTTCGTCGCGCGCGAATATGGCACTGTGGCCTTCGATCGCACCGCCTGCGAAGGAAAGGCCGCACTGGTGCTGCGCGGGCTGGGTGCGGAAATCCGCGGTATCACTTTCAGCAATATCAGCGTGCCCGACGGTAATGGCGCCGGAATCCGCCTTGAAAAAGGGGTGCTCAACGTCGCCTATGCCCGGTTCCTCGATAGCCAGCAGGGCATCCTGAGCGCCAATGACACCGGCGGACGCATCTACATCACCCGCTCGACCTTCAGCGGGCTGGGCACCTGCGAGAATTCTGCCGGTTGCGCGCATTCGCTCTACATCGGCAATTATGGTGAACTGACGGTGGTCGACAGCCGTTTCGAGCGCGGTCGCGGTGGGCATTACGTAAAGGCGCGCGCGGCGCGGGTCACGATCGAGAACAACAGCTTCGACGACGCACAGGGAAGCGGCACCAATTACATGATCGACCTGCCGGCCGGCAGCCGTGGCAGTATTGCCAACAACTGGTTCGTGCAGGGCCGCGACAAGGAAAACTACTCCGCCTTCATCGCGCTGGGCGCCGAAACCGTGCTGCATCCTTCCGACGGCCTGAGCGTCCGCAACAACGAAGCCCGCTTCGTTCCTGGCCTGCAACGCCGCAGCGTGTTCTTCGCAGACTGGACCGGATCGCGGGTCGAACTGGCCGGCAATCGCCTTGCAAGCGGGTTGACCAATTACGAGCGGCGGTGA
- a CDS encoding tetratricopeptide repeat protein gives MLRSVFLAFVLIFSLGNASSDKIASLYESGDYTAAVKEARIASERGDPLAHAWLGRFYENGDGVQANAQTAASHYRIAAAQGENYARWRLGVMIDTGAANGSLEEAVGYFREAASEDYANAIVSLAVMQATGRGTPQDYSAALYSYMRAARLGDSGGVRGVGVMFHLGEGVGQDSEEALAWFLVGAAMGNEDSKQAFYDVAGQMPEVDFKEIEARAMVIAEELGLDVS, from the coding sequence ATGTTGCGCTCCGTTTTTCTAGCCTTTGTGTTGATCTTCAGCCTTGGCAACGCGTCATCCGACAAGATCGCCTCGCTTTACGAGAGTGGTGATTACACCGCTGCGGTGAAGGAAGCGCGCATCGCTTCGGAACGTGGTGATCCTCTTGCACATGCGTGGCTAGGGCGGTTTTACGAGAACGGAGACGGTGTTCAGGCCAATGCGCAGACAGCGGCATCGCACTATCGGATCGCCGCCGCCCAAGGAGAAAACTACGCGCGCTGGCGGCTGGGGGTGATGATCGACACCGGTGCCGCAAATGGCTCGCTGGAGGAGGCCGTCGGCTATTTCCGGGAAGCAGCGAGCGAGGATTACGCCAATGCGATCGTAAGCCTCGCCGTCATGCAGGCAACCGGGCGCGGTACGCCGCAAGACTACAGCGCCGCACTCTACAGCTATATGCGCGCCGCGCGGCTTGGCGATAGCGGCGGGGTGCGCGGCGTGGGCGTGATGTTCCACCTGGGAGAAGGCGTAGGGCAGGATTCCGAAGAAGCGCTGGCGTGGTTCCTCGTCGGCGCTGCCATGGGCAACGAGGACTCCAAGCAGGCATTCTATGACGTTGCCGGACAAATGCCGGAAGTCGATTTCAAGGAAATCGAAGCCCGGGCCATGGTGATTGCGGAAGAACTCGGCCTCGACGTTTCATAG